A genomic window from Streptomyces mirabilis includes:
- a CDS encoding YajQ family cyclic di-GMP-binding protein: MADSSFDIVSKVERQEVDNALNQAAKEISQRYDFKNVGASISWSGEKILMEANSEERVKAVLDVFETKLVKRGISLKALDAGEPQLSGKEYKIFASIEEGISQDNAKKVAKIIRDEGPKGVKAQVQGDELRVSSKSRDDLQAVQALLKGKDFDFALQFVNYR, from the coding sequence ATGGCCGACTCCAGTTTCGACATCGTCTCGAAGGTCGAGCGGCAGGAGGTCGACAACGCCCTCAACCAGGCCGCCAAGGAGATCTCGCAGCGCTACGACTTCAAGAACGTGGGCGCCTCCATCTCCTGGTCCGGCGAGAAGATCCTGATGGAGGCGAACTCCGAGGAGCGGGTCAAGGCCGTCCTCGACGTGTTCGAGACCAAGCTGGTCAAGCGCGGCATCTCGCTGAAGGCCCTGGACGCGGGCGAGCCCCAGCTGTCCGGCAAGGAGTACAAGATCTTCGCGTCCATCGAGGAGGGCATCTCCCAGGACAACGCGAAGAAGGTGGCGAAGATCATTCGCGACGAGGGCCCGAAGGGCGTGAAGGCGCAGGTGCAGGGCGACGAGCTGCGTGTCAGCTCGAAGAGCCGTGACGACCTGCAGGCCGTGCAGGCACTGCTCAAGGGCAAGGACTTCGACTTCGCGCTGCAGTTCGTGAACTACCGGTAG
- a CDS encoding SDR family oxidoreductase — translation MRIVIAGGHGQIALRLERLLAARGDEVAGIIRRAEQGDDLRAAGAEPVLCDLESASVEQVAAHLQGADAAVFAAGAGPGSGPARKATVDRGAAVLFADAAERAGVRRHVVVSSMGADPAHPGDDVFDLYLRAKGEADEYIRGRTSLEWTILRPGSLINDAGTGLVRLEASTGPGTVPRDDVAAVLAELVETPATAGLTLELISGSTPISVAVKSVAGN, via the coding sequence ATGCGCATTGTCATCGCTGGAGGTCATGGTCAGATCGCGCTGCGGCTGGAGCGACTGCTCGCCGCGCGCGGTGACGAGGTCGCGGGGATCATCCGCCGCGCCGAGCAGGGCGACGATCTGCGGGCGGCCGGTGCCGAGCCGGTCCTCTGCGATCTGGAGTCGGCTTCGGTGGAGCAGGTCGCCGCCCATCTGCAGGGCGCGGACGCGGCCGTCTTCGCGGCGGGCGCGGGCCCGGGCAGCGGTCCGGCCCGCAAGGCGACGGTGGACAGGGGCGCCGCCGTCCTGTTCGCCGACGCCGCGGAACGAGCGGGCGTACGGCGCCATGTCGTCGTGTCGTCCATGGGCGCGGACCCGGCGCACCCGGGCGACGACGTCTTCGACCTGTATCTGCGCGCCAAGGGCGAGGCCGACGAGTACATACGCGGTCGTACGTCCCTGGAGTGGACGATCCTGCGCCCCGGATCGCTGATCAACGACGCCGGCACCGGTCTCGTACGTCTGGAGGCCTCGACGGGCCCCGGAACGGTCCCGCGGGACGACGTCGCCGCGGTCCTGGCGGAGCTGGTGGAGACTCCCGCGACGGCCGGGCTGACCCTGGAGTTGATCAGCGGCTCGACGCCGATTTCGGTGGCGGTCAAATCGGTCGCGGGGAACTAG
- a CDS encoding amidohydrolase family protein, whose amino-acid sequence MPDSQPQPPHSSSGQTDTATLLLRGARLTDGRTVDVRLGGGRIEAVGTAGSLATPSSGSRASKVDLDGYLLLPAPAEPHAHGDTALTAEGDGPLSYDTQEVQRRATEASLLQLGHGATALRSHVRVGDVQGLDALAAVLQARRALRGLAELTTVAMPRVLTGVAGADGLAILQDAVKMGASVVGGCPDADPDPAGYVEAVLELASEHGCPVDLHTDAADPARLARLAAMAGGLRSGVTLGPCGGLGRLPSEVASRAADQLAAAGVSVVCLPQGGCGGVDRRGTAPVRMLRAAGVRIAAGSGALRDVSNPVGRGDPLEAAYLLASRHGLRPEDAYDAVSSGARAALGLPEVRVEAGFPAELLAVRGNRLAGALSLAYSRIVVHRGRVVARTSAVREYCNSAAVAGLDLPRQGRGEPS is encoded by the coding sequence ATGCCCGACAGTCAGCCGCAGCCACCCCACTCCTCGTCGGGACAGACCGACACCGCCACCCTGCTGCTGCGCGGAGCGCGGCTCACCGACGGCCGGACTGTGGACGTGCGGCTGGGCGGCGGGCGCATCGAGGCGGTCGGCACCGCAGGAAGCCTGGCGACACCCTCCTCCGGCTCGCGCGCCTCGAAGGTGGACCTCGACGGCTACCTGCTCCTGCCGGCCCCCGCCGAGCCCCACGCCCACGGCGACACGGCACTGACCGCCGAGGGCGACGGGCCCCTCTCGTACGACACCCAGGAGGTCCAGCGCCGGGCCACCGAGGCCTCGTTGCTGCAACTCGGGCACGGGGCGACGGCGTTGCGCTCGCACGTGCGCGTCGGCGACGTGCAGGGTCTCGACGCGCTGGCGGCGGTGCTCCAGGCGCGGCGGGCGCTGCGCGGGCTGGCCGAGCTGACGACGGTGGCGATGCCGCGGGTGCTCACCGGGGTCGCCGGTGCCGACGGGCTCGCGATACTGCAGGACGCCGTGAAGATGGGCGCTTCGGTGGTGGGCGGCTGCCCGGACGCCGACCCGGACCCGGCGGGGTACGTGGAGGCGGTCCTGGAACTCGCCTCGGAACACGGCTGCCCGGTCGACCTGCACACGGACGCCGCCGATCCCGCCCGGCTCGCCCGGCTCGCGGCGATGGCGGGCGGCCTGCGGTCCGGCGTGACGCTCGGCCCGTGCGGCGGCCTCGGCCGACTGCCGTCCGAGGTGGCCTCCCGGGCGGCCGACCAACTCGCCGCGGCGGGCGTGAGCGTGGTGTGCCTGCCGCAGGGCGGCTGCGGGGGCGTGGACCGGCGCGGAACGGCTCCGGTGCGGATGCTGCGGGCGGCCGGGGTACGGATCGCCGCGGGCAGCGGCGCCCTCCGCGACGTGTCGAACCCGGTGGGCCGCGGCGACCCCCTGGAGGCCGCCTACCTGCTGGCCTCACGGCACGGTCTGCGCCCCGAGGACGCGTACGACGCCGTGAGCTCCGGCGCGCGAGCCGCCCTCGGACTGCCCGAGGTGCGCGTGGAAGCGGGTTTCCCTGCCGAGTTGCTCGCGGTGCGCGGGAACCGGCTGGCAGGGGCGCTGTCGCTCGCGTACAGCCGGATCGTGGTGCATCGGGGGCGCGTGGTGGCACGGACCAGCGCGGTGCGGGAGTACTGCAACTCGGCGGCGGTGGCGGGCCTGGACCTGCCACGACAGGGACGCGGAGAGCCTTCCTAG
- the rpmG gene encoding 50S ribosomal protein L33, whose amino-acid sequence MAATDVRPKITLACVECKERNYITKKNRRNDPDRLEMKKHCPRCNAHTAHRETR is encoded by the coding sequence GTGGCTGCCACCGACGTCCGCCCGAAGATCACGCTGGCCTGCGTGGAGTGCAAGGAGCGGAACTACATCACCAAGAAGAACCGGCGTAACGACCCGGACCGACTGGAGATGAAGAAGCACTGCCCGCGTTGCAACGCGCACACCGCGCACCGCGAAACGCGATAA
- a CDS encoding MaoC family dehydratase N-terminal domain-containing protein, with protein MALDQSFVGRSYPPTDPYEVGREKIREFAEAVGDTNPAYTDPEAAKALGYSDVIAPPTFVFAITFKAAGQVVQDPQLGLDYSRVVHGDQKFAYTRPVRAGDRLTVTSTIEAIKSMAGNDIVDIRGEVHDEAGEHVVTAVTKLVARAAEEG; from the coding sequence ATGGCGCTCGACCAGTCCTTCGTGGGGCGGTCCTACCCGCCCACCGACCCCTATGAGGTCGGTCGGGAGAAGATCCGCGAGTTCGCGGAGGCCGTGGGGGACACCAACCCGGCGTACACGGACCCGGAGGCCGCCAAGGCACTCGGGTACTCCGATGTGATCGCCCCGCCGACCTTTGTGTTCGCGATCACCTTCAAGGCCGCGGGGCAGGTCGTCCAGGACCCCCAACTGGGTCTCGACTACAGCCGCGTGGTGCATGGTGACCAGAAGTTCGCCTACACCCGTCCGGTGCGCGCGGGTGACCGGCTCACGGTCACCTCGACCATCGAGGCGATCAAGTCCATGGCGGGCAACGACATCGTGGACATCCGTGGTGAGGTCCATGACGAGGCGGGCGAGCACGTGGTGACGGCCGTCACCAAGCTCGTGGCACGTGCGGCGGAGGAGGGCTGA
- a CDS encoding MaoC family dehydratase, with the protein MTAKIAYDDVEVGAELPARTFPVTRATLVQYAGASGDFNPIHWNEKFAVEVGLPDVIAHGMFTMAEAIRVVTDWAGDPGAVVEYGVRFTKPVVVPNDDKGATIEVSGKVAAKLDDNTVRVDLTAMSAGQKVLGMSRAVVRLA; encoded by the coding sequence ATGACGGCGAAGATCGCGTATGACGACGTCGAGGTCGGTGCCGAGCTGCCGGCCCGGACCTTCCCCGTGACGCGCGCCACACTCGTGCAGTACGCGGGCGCCTCCGGGGACTTCAACCCCATCCACTGGAACGAGAAGTTCGCGGTCGAGGTCGGTCTCCCCGACGTCATCGCGCACGGCATGTTCACCATGGCCGAGGCGATCCGTGTCGTCACCGACTGGGCCGGTGACCCGGGTGCGGTCGTGGAGTACGGCGTCCGCTTCACCAAGCCCGTCGTCGTCCCCAACGACGACAAGGGAGCGACCATCGAGGTCAGCGGCAAGGTCGCGGCCAAGCTGGACGACAACACCGTCCGCGTCGACCTCACCGCGATGAGTGCGGGGCAGAAGGTCCTGGGCATGTCGCGAGCGGTCGTTCGACTGGCCTGA
- a CDS encoding helix-turn-helix domain-containing protein — MVRMSADERRESVIRAAIAEFARGGYYGTSTEAIAKRVGVSQPYLFRLFPDKRAMFLAAAQRCMEDTIRAFEEAAKGLEGEGALHAMANAYTKSIAEHPEQLLMQMQMYVATAAAEQAGDRELGEAVRTGWMRLWETAHLSLGADPNETTGFMAYGMLINCLVAMGFPPEHRVWEGLYPSARLSGRLEK; from the coding sequence ATGGTCAGGATGAGCGCAGACGAGAGGCGCGAGAGCGTCATCCGTGCGGCGATCGCGGAGTTCGCCCGGGGTGGTTACTACGGCACGTCCACCGAGGCGATCGCCAAGCGTGTCGGTGTCTCGCAGCCGTATCTCTTCCGGCTCTTCCCCGACAAGCGGGCAATGTTCCTCGCGGCGGCCCAGCGCTGCATGGAGGACACCATCCGCGCCTTCGAGGAAGCCGCCAAGGGGCTGGAGGGGGAAGGTGCCCTGCACGCCATGGCGAACGCGTACACGAAGAGCATCGCGGAGCACCCGGAGCAACTGCTGATGCAGATGCAGATGTACGTCGCGACCGCTGCCGCTGAGCAGGCCGGTGATCGCGAGCTCGGTGAGGCCGTACGGACCGGCTGGATGCGGCTGTGGGAGACCGCCCACCTGTCGCTGGGCGCCGATCCGAACGAGACGACGGGCTTCATGGCGTACGGGATGCTCATCAACTGCCTGGTGGCCATGGGTTTTCCGCCCGAGCACAGGGTCTGGGAAGGGCTCTATCCGTCGGCGCGGCTCAGTGGCCGGCTGGAGAAGTAG
- a CDS encoding DHA2 family efflux MFS transporter permease subunit, with amino-acid sequence MSQQTARRGGATWALIITSVAGFMAALDNLVVTTALPSIRRDLGGALDDLEWTVSAYTLTFAVLLMFGAALGDRFGRRRLFLVGLSVFTGASAAAAMAPGLDSLIAARAVQGVGAAIMMPLTLTLLTAAVPAAKRGMAYGIWGAVNGLAVASGPLIGGSLTEHVSWHWIFWLNVPLGLALLPLARLRLAESHGTGAPLDITGTLLVSGGLFGIVYGLVRGPAEGWTSLVVLTGLLAGAALLTGFVVHGIRAKNPMLPMRLFRSRAFAGINAASLLMFLGMFGSIFLLSQYMQGVLGYSPTQAGLRMLPWTGMPMLVAPIAGYLSDRVGGRPVVATGLFLQAAGLAYYASVVAAHASYAAQLPALIVSGIGMSLYFAPASNLVMSSVRPQEQGIASGANNALREVGGALGIAVMSSIFSAQGGYGTAQTFVDGLRPALVVGSAVVALAGVAALLIPTARRAAQTQTRVVAPESPQRQDLAQAPVLETASR; translated from the coding sequence ATGTCACAGCAGACCGCACGTCGCGGGGGAGCCACCTGGGCCCTCATCATCACCAGCGTCGCCGGATTCATGGCGGCACTCGACAATCTCGTCGTCACCACCGCACTGCCCTCCATCCGCAGGGATCTCGGCGGAGCGCTGGACGACCTGGAATGGACCGTGAGCGCCTACACGCTCACCTTCGCCGTCCTGCTGATGTTCGGTGCGGCGCTCGGCGACCGGTTCGGCCGTCGTCGGCTCTTCCTCGTCGGTCTCTCCGTCTTCACCGGCGCCTCGGCGGCCGCTGCCATGGCGCCCGGCCTCGACTCGCTGATCGCCGCCCGCGCGGTTCAGGGCGTCGGCGCGGCGATCATGATGCCGCTCACGCTCACCCTGCTGACGGCCGCGGTGCCGGCCGCCAAGCGCGGCATGGCGTACGGGATCTGGGGTGCGGTGAACGGACTCGCGGTCGCCTCCGGGCCCCTCATCGGCGGCAGTCTCACCGAACACGTCTCCTGGCACTGGATCTTCTGGCTGAACGTTCCGCTGGGCCTCGCCCTGCTGCCCCTCGCCCGACTGCGGCTGGCCGAGTCCCACGGCACCGGCGCCCCGCTCGACATCACTGGCACCCTGCTCGTCAGCGGCGGTCTGTTCGGGATCGTGTACGGCCTGGTCCGCGGGCCCGCCGAGGGCTGGACCAGCCTGGTCGTCCTGACCGGCCTGCTCGCCGGCGCCGCGCTGCTCACCGGCTTCGTCGTCCACGGCATCCGCGCCAAGAACCCGATGCTGCCGATGCGGCTCTTCCGCTCCCGGGCCTTCGCCGGGATCAACGCCGCGAGCCTGCTGATGTTCCTCGGGATGTTCGGCTCGATCTTCCTGCTCAGCCAGTACATGCAGGGCGTCCTCGGCTACTCGCCCACCCAGGCCGGCCTGCGGATGCTGCCCTGGACCGGGATGCCGATGCTCGTCGCGCCGATCGCCGGGTACCTCTCCGACCGCGTCGGCGGGCGTCCCGTGGTCGCCACCGGGCTCTTCCTGCAGGCCGCAGGGCTCGCGTACTACGCCTCCGTGGTCGCCGCCCACGCCTCGTACGCCGCCCAGCTGCCCGCCCTGATCGTCAGCGGCATCGGAATGTCCCTGTACTTCGCCCCGGCCTCCAACCTGGTCATGTCCAGCGTCCGTCCGCAGGAGCAGGGCATCGCCTCGGGCGCCAACAACGCGCTGCGTGAGGTGGGCGGCGCGCTCGGCATCGCGGTGATGTCCTCGATCTTCTCCGCGCAGGGCGGCTACGGGACCGCGCAGACCTTCGTGGACGGTCTGCGGCCGGCGCTCGTGGTGGGCTCGGCGGTGGTCGCCCTGGCGGGCGTCGCGGCGCTGCTCATCCCGACGGCGCGGCGTGCGGCTCAGACTCAGACCCGGGTCGTCGCCCCCGAGTCGCCCCAGCGGCAGGATCTGGCCCAGGCGCCGGTTCTGGAAACCGCCTCACGCTGA
- a CDS encoding UDP-N-acetylmuramate dehydrogenase has product MQELHDAPLAPLTTFRLGGPATRLITAATDDEVIAAVREADETGTPLLIIGGGSNLVIGDKGFAGTALRIATTGFALDGTRLEVAAGEVWTDAVARTVEAGLAGVECLAGIPGSAGATPIQNVGAYGQEVSSTITEVIAYDRRARETVTLANADCAFSYRHSRFKADPERYVVLRVRFELEDADGLSAPIKYAETARSLGVEPGDRVPLATARETVLKLRSGKGMVLDPEDHDTWSAGSFFTNPILTDEEFTAFHARVAERLGTEVVPPAYPAGDGHTKTSAAWLIDKSGFTKGYGSGPARISTKHTLALTNRGRATTEDLLALAREVVAGVHDAFGITLVNEPVTVGVEL; this is encoded by the coding sequence GTGCAGGAACTCCACGACGCCCCCCTCGCCCCGCTGACCACCTTCCGGCTGGGGGGTCCCGCGACCCGGCTGATCACCGCCGCGACCGACGACGAGGTGATCGCCGCCGTTCGAGAGGCCGACGAGACCGGTACGCCGTTGCTGATCATCGGCGGCGGATCGAACCTGGTCATCGGCGACAAGGGCTTCGCCGGGACCGCCCTGCGCATCGCGACCACCGGCTTCGCCCTCGACGGTACGAGGCTGGAGGTGGCGGCGGGCGAGGTGTGGACCGACGCGGTCGCCCGCACCGTCGAGGCCGGGCTCGCCGGCGTCGAGTGCCTCGCCGGGATCCCCGGCTCCGCCGGCGCGACCCCGATCCAGAACGTGGGCGCATACGGCCAGGAAGTGTCGTCCACCATCACCGAAGTGATCGCGTACGACCGCAGGGCGCGCGAGACGGTCACCCTGGCCAACGCCGACTGCGCCTTCTCGTACCGCCACAGCCGCTTCAAGGCCGACCCCGAGCGGTACGTCGTGCTGCGCGTCAGGTTCGAGCTGGAGGACGCGGACGGGCTGTCGGCGCCGATCAAGTACGCCGAGACGGCACGCTCCCTCGGGGTCGAGCCCGGCGACAGGGTGCCGCTCGCCACCGCCCGCGAGACCGTCCTGAAGCTGCGCTCCGGCAAGGGCATGGTGCTCGACCCCGAGGACCACGACACCTGGTCGGCCGGGTCGTTCTTCACCAACCCGATCCTCACGGACGAGGAGTTCACCGCGTTCCACGCGCGCGTGGCGGAGCGGCTGGGCACCGAGGTCGTGCCGCCCGCGTACCCGGCGGGCGACGGCCACACCAAGACCTCCGCGGCCTGGCTGATCGACAAGTCCGGCTTCACCAAGGGCTACGGCTCCGGACCCGCCCGGATCTCGACCAAGCACACGCTGGCCCTCACCAACCGGGGCCGGGCCACCACCGAGGACCTCCTCGCGCTGGCCCGCGAGGTCGTCGCCGGCGTCCACGACGCCTTCGGGATCACCCTCGTCAACGAGCCGGTGACGGTGGGTGTGGAGCTCTAG